One Pirellulales bacterium DNA window includes the following coding sequences:
- a CDS encoding small basic protein, which yields MTMDKSLRVRRGMIRSRNVLRRDERIARLQESDRWTEESSALGLPKVRVFKLAVKKKKKKKEEEGAEGEAAAAATPAAGAAKPAAKPAGKSGGK from the coding sequence ATGACGATGGACAAGAGTTTGCGCGTCCGCCGCGGGATGATCCGCAGCCGCAACGTGCTCCGCCGAGACGAGCGGATCGCGCGTCTGCAGGAGTCGGACCGATGGACCGAAGAGAGCAGTGCGCTGGGGTTGCCCAAGGTCCGTGTGTTCAAGCTGGCGGTGAAGAAGAAGAAAAAGAAGAAGGAAGAGGAAGGGGCTGAAGGCGAGGCCGCCGCTGCCGCCACGCCTGCCGCCGGCGCCGCTAAACCGGCTGCCAAGCCGGCCGGAAAATCCGGCGGGAAGTAG